A genome region from Prionailurus viverrinus isolate Anna chromosome A3, UM_Priviv_1.0, whole genome shotgun sequence includes the following:
- the CBFA2T2 gene encoding protein CBFA2T2 isoform X2, which translates to MVGVPGAAAFQLGAEKRVPAMPGSPVEVKIQSRSSPPTMPPLPPINPGGPRPVSFTPTALSNGINHSPPTLNGAPSPPQRFSNGPASSTSSALTNQQLPATCGARQLSKLKRFLTTLQQFGNDISPEIGEKVRTLVLALVNSTVTIEEFHCKLQEATNFPLRPFVIPFLKANLPLLQRELLHCARAAKQTPSQYLAQHEHLLLNTSIASPADSSELLMEVHGNGKRPSPERREESGFERDTIPPEPPAKRVCTISPAPRHSPALTVPLMNPGGQFHPTPPPLQHYTLEDIATSHLYREPNKMLEHREVRDRHHNLSLNGGYQDELVDHRLTEREWADEWKHLDHALNCIMEMVEKTRRSMAVLRRCQESDREELNYWKRRYNENTEMRKTGSELVSRQHSPGSADSLSNDSQREFNSRPGTGYVPVEFWKKTEAVNKVKIQAMSEVQKAVAEAEQKAFEVIATERARMEQTIADVKRQAAEDAFLVINEQEESTENCWNCGRKASETCSGCNIARYCGSFCQHKDWERHHRLCGQNLHGQSPHSQSRPLLPGGRGSSARSTDCSVPSPALDKTSATTSRSSTPASVTAIDTNGL; encoded by the exons TAAGCAATGGCATCAACCATTCTCCTCCTACCCTGAATGGTGCCCCATCACCACCACAGAGATTCAGCAATGGTCCTGCCTCTTCCACATCATCTGCACTAACAAATCAACAGTTGCCAGCCACTTGTGGTGCTCGGCAGCTCAGCAAGTTGAAACGCTTCCTTACCACACTGCAACAGTTTGGCAATGACATCTCACCTGAGATTGGGGAGAAGGTGCGGACTCTTGTTCTAGCACTGGTG aACTCAACAGTAACAATTGAAGAATTCCATTGCAAGCTCCAGGAGGCTACAAACTTTCCTCTTCGTCCTTTTGTGATTCCATTCCTCAAg GCCAATCTGCCCCTGCTGCAGCGAGAACTGCTGCACTGTGCTCGAGCCGCCAAGCAGACCCCGTCCCAATACCTGGCTCAACACGAACACCTTCTGCTCAACACAAGTATTGCGTCACCTGCTGACTCTTCTGAGCTTCTCATGGAAGTGCATGGAAACGGAAAGAGGCCCAGTCCGGAGAG GAGGGAAGAGAGCGGTTTTGAAAGAGATACAATTCCTCCCGAGCCTCCTGCCAAGAGAGTGTGCACCATCAGCCCTGCTCCCCGGCACAGTCCTGCCCTCACTGTGCCCCTCATGAATCCTGGGGGCCAGTTCCATCCTACTCCTCCACCTCTTCAGCACTACACGTTAGAAGATATTGCAACTTCACACCTGTATCGTGAGCCCAATAAGATGCTAGAACATCGAGAAGTTCGTGATAGACACCACAATCTTA GTCTAAATGGAGGCTATCAAGATGAGTTGGTAGACCACCGTTTGACAGAAAGGGAATGGGCTGATGAATGGAAACATCTTGATCAT GCTCTGAACTGCATTATGGAAATGGTAGAGAAGACAAGGCGCTCCATGGCAGTCCTGCGGCGCTGTCAGGAATCTGATCGTGAAGAACTCAATTACTGGAAAAGACGATATAACGAAAACACAGAGATGAGGAAGACAGGGAGCGAGTTGGTCTCTAGGCAGCACAGTCCTGGGAGTGCAGATTCTCTCAGCAATG ATTCTCAGCGAGAATTCAACAGTAGGCCAGGAACAGGATATGTACCTGTGGAGTTTTGGAAAAAAACTG AAGCTGTGAATAAGGTGAAAATTCAGGCCATGTCAGAAGTACAGAAAGCCGTTGCTGAGGCAGAGCAAAAAGCCTTTGAAGTGATTGCAACAGAGAGAGCTCGGATGGAGCAAACCATAGCGGACGTCAAACGGCAGGCCGCAGAGGACGCCTTCCTCGTCATAAATGAGCAAGAAGAGTCAACAGAG AACTGCTGGAACTGTGGCCGCAAGGCCAGCGAGACCTGCAGCGGCTGCAACATCGCACGATACTGCGGCTCTTTCTGCCAGCACAAGGACTGGGAGCGGCACCACCGCCTCTGTGGCCAGAACCTGCACGGCCAGAGTCCCCACAGCCAGAGCCGGCCACTGCTTCCTGGAGGGAGGGGCTCCTCGGCCAGGTCCACCGACTGCAGCGTGCCCAGCCCGGCTCTGGACAAGACCTCGGCCACCACCTCACGCTCCTCAACACCTGCCTCTGTGACAGCCATCGACACCAACGGACTCTGA
- the CBFA2T2 gene encoding protein CBFA2T2 isoform X3, whose protein sequence is MPGSPVEVKIQSRSSPPTMPPLPPINPGGPRPVSFTPTALSNGINHSPPTLNGAPSPPQRFSNGPASSTSSALTNQQLPATCGARQLSKLKRFLTTLQQFGNDISPEIGEKVRTLVLALVNSTVTIEEFHCKLQEATNFPLRPFVIPFLKANLPLLQRELLHCARAAKQTPSQYLAQHEHLLLNTSIASPADSSELLMEVHGNGKRPSPERREESGFERDTIPPEPPAKRVCTISPAPRHSPALTVPLMNPGGQFHPTPPPLQHYTLEDIATSHLYREPNKMLEHREVRDRHHNLSLNGGYQDELVDHRLTEREWADEWKHLDHALNCIMEMVEKTRRSMAVLRRCQESDREELNYWKRRYNENTEMRKTGSELVSRQHSPGSADSLSNDSQREFNSRPGTGYVPVEFWKKTEEAVNKVKIQAMSEVQKAVAEAEQKAFEVIATERARMEQTIADVKRQAAEDAFLVINEQEESTENCWNCGRKASETCSGCNIARYCGSFCQHKDWERHHRLCGQNLHGQSPHSQSRPLLPGGRGSSARSTDCSVPSPALDKTSATTSRSSTPASVTAIDTNGL, encoded by the exons TAAGCAATGGCATCAACCATTCTCCTCCTACCCTGAATGGTGCCCCATCACCACCACAGAGATTCAGCAATGGTCCTGCCTCTTCCACATCATCTGCACTAACAAATCAACAGTTGCCAGCCACTTGTGGTGCTCGGCAGCTCAGCAAGTTGAAACGCTTCCTTACCACACTGCAACAGTTTGGCAATGACATCTCACCTGAGATTGGGGAGAAGGTGCGGACTCTTGTTCTAGCACTGGTG aACTCAACAGTAACAATTGAAGAATTCCATTGCAAGCTCCAGGAGGCTACAAACTTTCCTCTTCGTCCTTTTGTGATTCCATTCCTCAAg GCCAATCTGCCCCTGCTGCAGCGAGAACTGCTGCACTGTGCTCGAGCCGCCAAGCAGACCCCGTCCCAATACCTGGCTCAACACGAACACCTTCTGCTCAACACAAGTATTGCGTCACCTGCTGACTCTTCTGAGCTTCTCATGGAAGTGCATGGAAACGGAAAGAGGCCCAGTCCGGAGAG GAGGGAAGAGAGCGGTTTTGAAAGAGATACAATTCCTCCCGAGCCTCCTGCCAAGAGAGTGTGCACCATCAGCCCTGCTCCCCGGCACAGTCCTGCCCTCACTGTGCCCCTCATGAATCCTGGGGGCCAGTTCCATCCTACTCCTCCACCTCTTCAGCACTACACGTTAGAAGATATTGCAACTTCACACCTGTATCGTGAGCCCAATAAGATGCTAGAACATCGAGAAGTTCGTGATAGACACCACAATCTTA GTCTAAATGGAGGCTATCAAGATGAGTTGGTAGACCACCGTTTGACAGAAAGGGAATGGGCTGATGAATGGAAACATCTTGATCAT GCTCTGAACTGCATTATGGAAATGGTAGAGAAGACAAGGCGCTCCATGGCAGTCCTGCGGCGCTGTCAGGAATCTGATCGTGAAGAACTCAATTACTGGAAAAGACGATATAACGAAAACACAGAGATGAGGAAGACAGGGAGCGAGTTGGTCTCTAGGCAGCACAGTCCTGGGAGTGCAGATTCTCTCAGCAATG ATTCTCAGCGAGAATTCAACAGTAGGCCAGGAACAGGATATGTACCTGTGGAGTTTTGGAAAAAAACTG AAGAAGCTGTGAATAAGGTGAAAATTCAGGCCATGTCAGAAGTACAGAAAGCCGTTGCTGAGGCAGAGCAAAAAGCCTTTGAAGTGATTGCAACAGAGAGAGCTCGGATGGAGCAAACCATAGCGGACGTCAAACGGCAGGCCGCAGAGGACGCCTTCCTCGTCATAAATGAGCAAGAAGAGTCAACAGAG AACTGCTGGAACTGTGGCCGCAAGGCCAGCGAGACCTGCAGCGGCTGCAACATCGCACGATACTGCGGCTCTTTCTGCCAGCACAAGGACTGGGAGCGGCACCACCGCCTCTGTGGCCAGAACCTGCACGGCCAGAGTCCCCACAGCCAGAGCCGGCCACTGCTTCCTGGAGGGAGGGGCTCCTCGGCCAGGTCCACCGACTGCAGCGTGCCCAGCCCGGCTCTGGACAAGACCTCGGCCACCACCTCACGCTCCTCAACACCTGCCTCTGTGACAGCCATCGACACCAACGGACTCTGA
- the CBFA2T2 gene encoding protein CBFA2T2 isoform X1, translating to MVGVPGAAAFQLGAEKRVPAMPGSPVEVKIQSRSSPPTMPPLPPINPGGPRPVSFTPTALSNGINHSPPTLNGAPSPPQRFSNGPASSTSSALTNQQLPATCGARQLSKLKRFLTTLQQFGNDISPEIGEKVRTLVLALVNSTVTIEEFHCKLQEATNFPLRPFVIPFLKANLPLLQRELLHCARAAKQTPSQYLAQHEHLLLNTSIASPADSSELLMEVHGNGKRPSPERREESGFERDTIPPEPPAKRVCTISPAPRHSPALTVPLMNPGGQFHPTPPPLQHYTLEDIATSHLYREPNKMLEHREVRDRHHNLSLNGGYQDELVDHRLTEREWADEWKHLDHALNCIMEMVEKTRRSMAVLRRCQESDREELNYWKRRYNENTEMRKTGSELVSRQHSPGSADSLSNDSQREFNSRPGTGYVPVEFWKKTEEAVNKVKIQAMSEVQKAVAEAEQKAFEVIATERARMEQTIADVKRQAAEDAFLVINEQEESTENCWNCGRKASETCSGCNIARYCGSFCQHKDWERHHRLCGQNLHGQSPHSQSRPLLPGGRGSSARSTDCSVPSPALDKTSATTSRSSTPASVTAIDTNGL from the exons TAAGCAATGGCATCAACCATTCTCCTCCTACCCTGAATGGTGCCCCATCACCACCACAGAGATTCAGCAATGGTCCTGCCTCTTCCACATCATCTGCACTAACAAATCAACAGTTGCCAGCCACTTGTGGTGCTCGGCAGCTCAGCAAGTTGAAACGCTTCCTTACCACACTGCAACAGTTTGGCAATGACATCTCACCTGAGATTGGGGAGAAGGTGCGGACTCTTGTTCTAGCACTGGTG aACTCAACAGTAACAATTGAAGAATTCCATTGCAAGCTCCAGGAGGCTACAAACTTTCCTCTTCGTCCTTTTGTGATTCCATTCCTCAAg GCCAATCTGCCCCTGCTGCAGCGAGAACTGCTGCACTGTGCTCGAGCCGCCAAGCAGACCCCGTCCCAATACCTGGCTCAACACGAACACCTTCTGCTCAACACAAGTATTGCGTCACCTGCTGACTCTTCTGAGCTTCTCATGGAAGTGCATGGAAACGGAAAGAGGCCCAGTCCGGAGAG GAGGGAAGAGAGCGGTTTTGAAAGAGATACAATTCCTCCCGAGCCTCCTGCCAAGAGAGTGTGCACCATCAGCCCTGCTCCCCGGCACAGTCCTGCCCTCACTGTGCCCCTCATGAATCCTGGGGGCCAGTTCCATCCTACTCCTCCACCTCTTCAGCACTACACGTTAGAAGATATTGCAACTTCACACCTGTATCGTGAGCCCAATAAGATGCTAGAACATCGAGAAGTTCGTGATAGACACCACAATCTTA GTCTAAATGGAGGCTATCAAGATGAGTTGGTAGACCACCGTTTGACAGAAAGGGAATGGGCTGATGAATGGAAACATCTTGATCAT GCTCTGAACTGCATTATGGAAATGGTAGAGAAGACAAGGCGCTCCATGGCAGTCCTGCGGCGCTGTCAGGAATCTGATCGTGAAGAACTCAATTACTGGAAAAGACGATATAACGAAAACACAGAGATGAGGAAGACAGGGAGCGAGTTGGTCTCTAGGCAGCACAGTCCTGGGAGTGCAGATTCTCTCAGCAATG ATTCTCAGCGAGAATTCAACAGTAGGCCAGGAACAGGATATGTACCTGTGGAGTTTTGGAAAAAAACTG AAGAAGCTGTGAATAAGGTGAAAATTCAGGCCATGTCAGAAGTACAGAAAGCCGTTGCTGAGGCAGAGCAAAAAGCCTTTGAAGTGATTGCAACAGAGAGAGCTCGGATGGAGCAAACCATAGCGGACGTCAAACGGCAGGCCGCAGAGGACGCCTTCCTCGTCATAAATGAGCAAGAAGAGTCAACAGAG AACTGCTGGAACTGTGGCCGCAAGGCCAGCGAGACCTGCAGCGGCTGCAACATCGCACGATACTGCGGCTCTTTCTGCCAGCACAAGGACTGGGAGCGGCACCACCGCCTCTGTGGCCAGAACCTGCACGGCCAGAGTCCCCACAGCCAGAGCCGGCCACTGCTTCCTGGAGGGAGGGGCTCCTCGGCCAGGTCCACCGACTGCAGCGTGCCCAGCCCGGCTCTGGACAAGACCTCGGCCACCACCTCACGCTCCTCAACACCTGCCTCTGTGACAGCCATCGACACCAACGGACTCTGA